Proteins encoded together in one Candidatus Bathyarchaeia archaeon window:
- the tmk gene encoding dTMP kinase, translating into MVKGFLICIEGLDKSGKTTQSHLLVKALNSRGFKAVYTSEPSKGEIGKFIEKYVLKRRWRIPVSVEALLFAADRIDHVEREVKPMLDEGKIVVSDRYVYSSLAYQGAAGLDINWIMEINKMVPKPDLAIYLDAPIEVVMERIMKKHKRSVMETFETQSRVREIYMSLVRRGDLLLIDGNRPIEEVSMDIQRLVFDKLKLSER; encoded by the coding sequence ATGGTAAAGGGTTTTTTAATCTGCATAGAGGGGCTTGACAAGAGCGGTAAGACAACCCAATCTCACTTGCTCGTTAAAGCCCTCAATAGTAGGGGTTTTAAGGCCGTTTATACGAGTGAGCCGAGCAAAGGCGAGATCGGCAAGTTTATAGAGAAATATGTTTTGAAGAGGCGTTGGCGCATACCTGTCTCCGTAGAAGCCCTCCTATTCGCCGCTGACAGAATAGATCATGTTGAGAGGGAGGTAAAGCCTATGCTTGATGAGGGGAAAATAGTTGTATCGGACAGATACGTTTACTCGTCACTAGCCTATCAGGGCGCCGCCGGGCTTGACATCAACTGGATAATGGAGATCAATAAGATGGTTCCGAAGCCAGACCTAGCGATCTATCTAGACGCCCCTATAGAGGTTGTTATGGAGAGAATAATGAAGAAACACAAAAGATCAGTTATGGAAACTTTCGAGACGCAGAGCAGGGTTAGGGAGATTTACATGAGCCTCGTTAGGAGGGGCGACCTCCTACTGATTGACGGGAACAGGCCGATAGAGGAAGTCTCCATGGATATTCAGAGACTAGTTTTCGATAAACTTAAATTATCTGAGAGATAA